One Hydrogenobaculum sp. 3684 genomic window, TGCATACTCTTTTAATATTATATATGCACTTATGTGGTCAATCTCTTTTTCATCGCTTAAGCTTTTGGCTTCAAAGGTTGTGTATCTTTCATCTTGTAATACTATTTCTATGTTTAACTCTTTTTTTAAAAGCTCGTAAAACTTTTTTACCTTTTTCGCCCTTTGGCCTTCCTTTCCAGAAGGCGTTAGTGGGTATCCAAGCACTATTAGCTCTATTTTGTAGGCTTTTACTATATGCTTTAGCGTTTGTATTAGATTTTTATCGTTTTTTATTATCTTAAAGGGTTTATATATCTTTAGATGCTTATCTCCTAAGGCAAGCCCTATTCTCTTTGTTCCGTAATCTATGCCAAGCATCATCGTGATATCTCTTCTTTGTTATACCTTCTCCCACTCAAAACTA contains:
- the ruvX gene encoding Holliday junction resolvase RuvX, which codes for MMLGIDYGTKRIGLALGDKHLKIYKPFKIIKNDKNLIQTLKHIVKAYKIELIVLGYPLTPSGKEGQRAKKVKKFYELLKKELNIEIVLQDERYTTFEAKSLSDEKEIDHISAYIILKEYAENL